Proteins encoded together in one Rhizobacter sp. J219 window:
- a CDS encoding ABC transporter permease: MRAVALALVVMRKELVDALRDRRTLLLVLISAVLLGPLVLVALSSLLASFEERAERREVVAVGLEHAPGLANFLARQSMTVKPAPSGYEDLLRRSKLHEAVLVVPAGFEAALLRGEQPQVEVVLDSGNRPSQASAARLSRLLQAYARERGSVGLMLRGVSPELLSPLAVQERDLASTQARAAQLTAMLPFFIMMAVLYGALNAALDTTAGERERASLEPLLMTPAPRAALVLGKWAAVSLLAMLIAVLSCLGFLPAQWLLRSDTLQAMFQFGLVEALWFLAVLLPFAAALSALLMAVAIRCKTFKEAQAASTGVVLAVSLLPLVTTFNQSGEAPWHLWVPALAQQTLMSKVLKGESVGAEQLLVPVVACVLLTAIGVGFVARRLRGAAVR, encoded by the coding sequence ATGAGGGCCGTCGCGCTGGCGCTGGTGGTGATGCGCAAGGAGCTGGTCGACGCACTGCGCGACCGGCGCACGCTGTTGCTGGTGCTGATCTCGGCGGTGCTGCTCGGGCCGCTGGTGCTGGTGGCCTTGTCGAGCCTGCTGGCGTCGTTCGAGGAACGCGCCGAGCGGCGCGAGGTGGTGGCGGTGGGCCTGGAGCATGCGCCGGGCCTGGCCAACTTCCTCGCGCGGCAGAGCATGACGGTGAAGCCGGCGCCGAGCGGCTACGAAGACCTGCTGCGCCGCTCCAAGCTGCACGAGGCGGTGCTGGTGGTGCCGGCGGGGTTCGAGGCGGCGCTGCTGCGCGGCGAACAACCGCAGGTGGAGGTGGTGCTCGACAGCGGCAACCGGCCCTCGCAGGCGAGCGCGGCGCGCTTGTCGCGCCTGCTGCAGGCGTATGCGCGCGAGCGCGGCTCGGTGGGGCTGATGCTGCGCGGCGTGTCGCCGGAGCTGCTGTCGCCGCTGGCGGTGCAGGAACGCGACCTCGCGAGCACGCAGGCGCGGGCGGCGCAGCTCACCGCGATGCTGCCCTTCTTCATCATGATGGCCGTGCTCTATGGCGCGCTCAACGCGGCGCTCGACACGACGGCCGGCGAGCGCGAGCGCGCCTCGCTGGAGCCCCTGCTGATGACGCCGGCGCCGCGTGCCGCGCTGGTGCTCGGCAAGTGGGCCGCGGTGTCGCTGCTGGCGATGCTGATCGCGGTGCTGAGCTGCCTGGGCTTCCTGCCGGCGCAGTGGCTGCTCCGCAGCGACACGCTGCAGGCGATGTTCCAGTTCGGGCTGGTCGAGGCGCTGTGGTTCCTGGCGGTGCTGCTGCCGTTTGCCGCGGCGCTGTCGGCGCTGCTGATGGCGGTGGCGATCCGCTGCAAGACCTTCAAGGAGGCGCAGGCGGCGAGCACGGGGGTGGTGCTCGCGGTGTCGCTGCTGCCGCTCGTCACCACCTTCAACCAGAGCGGCGAAGCGCCCTGGCACCTGTGGGTGCCGGCGCTTGCGCAGCAGACGCTGATGAGCAAGGTGCTCAAGGGCGAGAGCGTCGGCGCCGAGCAGCTGCTGGTGCCGGTCGTCGCCTGCGTGCTGCTGACGGCGATCGGCGTCGGCTTCGTCGCGAGGCGGCTGCGCGGCGCGGCGGTGCGCTGA
- a CDS encoding ATP-binding cassette domain-containing protein → MIEVQGVAKQFAAAHSGWRFKRGAPVQAVRNVSFTAADGRITGLLGPNGAGKTTTLRMLAGLMTPDAGRLMVEDVDVARDPQAAQARMGVLSDARGLYPRLSARENIVYHGHLHGMGREAANARAESLAQMLEMTPLLDRRTEGFSQGERMKTALARALVHDPRHIVLDEPTNGLDVVATRALRETLRWLRSPEGGAKCIVFSTHIMQEVERLCDEVVVVSHGATVAHGTVDELLAQTGERDFEQAFVKLAFPEVVA, encoded by the coding sequence GTGATCGAGGTGCAGGGCGTGGCCAAGCAGTTTGCCGCGGCACACAGCGGCTGGCGCTTCAAGCGCGGTGCGCCGGTGCAGGCCGTGCGCAACGTGAGCTTCACCGCCGCCGACGGCCGCATCACCGGCCTCCTCGGCCCCAATGGCGCCGGCAAGACGACGACGCTGCGCATGCTCGCCGGCCTGATGACGCCCGACGCGGGACGCCTCATGGTGGAAGACGTCGACGTGGCCCGCGACCCGCAGGCGGCGCAGGCGCGCATGGGGGTGTTGAGCGACGCACGCGGCCTCTACCCGCGCCTGAGCGCACGCGAGAACATCGTCTACCACGGCCACCTGCACGGCATGGGGCGCGAGGCGGCGAATGCGCGCGCCGAGTCGCTCGCCCAGATGCTGGAGATGACGCCGCTGCTCGACCGCCGCACCGAAGGCTTCAGCCAGGGCGAGCGCATGAAGACGGCGCTCGCCCGCGCGCTGGTGCACGACCCGCGGCACATCGTGCTCGACGAGCCGACCAACGGCCTCGACGTGGTGGCCACCCGCGCCTTGCGCGAGACGCTGCGCTGGCTGCGCTCGCCCGAGGGCGGGGCGAAGTGCATCGTCTTCTCGACCCACATCATGCAAGAGGTGGAGCGGCTGTGCGACGAGGTGGTGGTGGTGTCGCATGGCGCCACGGTGGCGCACGGCACGGTCGACGAGCTGCTGGCGCAGACCGGCGAGCGCGACTTCGAGCAGGCGTTCGTGAAGCTGGCGTTTCCGGAGGTGGTGGCATGA
- a CDS encoding SMP-30/gluconolactonase/LRE family protein, which yields MRRILLALAVVVAALAAYLLMWPVPVQPVAWAVQASPGYTGVHTANTRLAGLQTVDLGSHRGPEHIVLRNGWLYIAVESGAILRMRPDGSGREVVLQTGGRPLGFDFDANGALVIADPMAGPHGGLYRATGSGANAKLELLTDRVDNTPIAYADAVVVAKSGKVYFTDASQRFGAKAWGGTFNASVLDIVEHQSTGRLLEYDPATQTTRVMLADLCFPNGVALSADEQHLFVAETGEYRIWKVSTGAARLSAKAPQAGASVLMDNLPGYPDNLMRGHDGRVWMGLVKPRGAFIDNSAGKPWLRSLSMRLPKALWPVPPAYGHVVAFDESGKVLLDLQDPSGTYPETTAVTESDDRLYIQSLHAKSLGWLDKKKAGLE from the coding sequence ATGCGCCGCATCCTGCTCGCCCTGGCCGTGGTCGTCGCCGCACTCGCGGCCTACCTGCTGATGTGGCCGGTGCCGGTGCAGCCGGTCGCGTGGGCAGTGCAGGCCTCGCCGGGCTACACCGGCGTGCACACGGCCAACACCCGCCTGGCCGGCCTGCAGACCGTCGACCTCGGCAGCCATCGTGGCCCGGAGCACATCGTGCTGCGCAACGGCTGGCTCTACATCGCCGTCGAAAGCGGCGCCATCCTGCGCATGCGCCCCGACGGCTCGGGCCGCGAGGTCGTGCTGCAGACGGGCGGCCGCCCGCTCGGCTTCGACTTCGATGCGAATGGCGCGCTCGTCATCGCCGACCCGATGGCCGGCCCGCACGGCGGCCTCTACCGCGCCACCGGAAGTGGCGCCAATGCGAAGCTCGAGCTGCTCACCGACCGCGTCGACAACACGCCCATCGCCTATGCCGACGCCGTGGTGGTCGCCAAGAGCGGCAAGGTCTATTTCACCGACGCCAGCCAGCGCTTCGGCGCCAAGGCCTGGGGCGGCACCTTCAACGCGAGCGTGCTCGACATCGTCGAGCACCAGTCCACCGGCCGCCTGCTCGAATACGACCCGGCCACCCAGACAACGCGCGTGATGCTCGCCGACCTGTGCTTCCCCAACGGCGTGGCGCTGTCGGCCGACGAGCAGCACCTCTTCGTCGCCGAGACCGGCGAGTACCGCATCTGGAAGGTCTCGACCGGCGCCGCCAGGCTGAGCGCCAAAGCCCCGCAGGCCGGCGCCAGCGTGCTGATGGACAACCTGCCCGGCTACCCCGACAACCTGATGCGCGGCCACGACGGCCGTGTGTGGATGGGCCTCGTCAAACCTCGCGGTGCCTTCATCGACAACAGCGCCGGCAAGCCCTGGCTGCGGTCGCTCTCGATGCGCTTGCCCAAGGCCCTGTGGCCGGTGCCGCCGGCCTACGGGCACGTGGTCGCGTTCGATGAATCGGGCAAGGTGCTGCTCGACCTGCAGGACCCATCCGGCACCTACCCCGAGACCACCGCCGTCACCGAGAGCGACGACCGGCTCTACATCCAGAGCCTGCACGCCAAGTCGCTCGGCTGGCTCGACAAGAAGAAAGCCGGATTGGAATAG